A region from the Hippoglossus hippoglossus isolate fHipHip1 chromosome 18, fHipHip1.pri, whole genome shotgun sequence genome encodes:
- the LOC117751841 gene encoding F-box only protein 41-like yields MSSSSFSSSSSSSSSSELPYFCPRCGDKFRFSSVPELRAHLVSQHTYETLLVLSQTRVRSSRPGVLLPLPSPTVAQRQGFSLGMEARSIPLQLACLDLASSSASIKLLRELFSSSDLAPPAASTGRPEDPLTALAVPGTLEPYHGKELGEVLELRLSVGIGLEERLGLGLDRKIAQTFAEVEERLNRRMGRLKVALQTREAELERERREGERLRSEKQEVEERAAYLSRQVSAAVEMTQRIKKDLQGKEKELNEQQQDMVDIERFLRETAEKEAEAKSRLQMFIETLLERADRAERQLLQLSSHTHHNQYTHHNDRYTHTDVYADPYTLAEVYTPGPGRRGRSLDGSSDSIITDKMQGTIGNRRSYSVSDSCRLDEQPHSLPHYSRLSGGMRTSSLGLGGWDCEGGSVQHQPRHYPQPWTRQERFWVGDEGCARTWSNRNRRHHSTEEEEEEEEEDDDDEDERCWSSADMRRLVFARTHTPGSDIPSSIGSTPSRWHADRQLGADTLRLRAGLFCVFPYLDVHSLLCAAAVCTDWRFVARHPAVWTRLRLENARVSPEFLITLSQWCTQTQTVVLNYLKPRGRRANETREDYHGSTRGSLESGVEALLRSAGGSLLHLSVSQCPHILTDRTLWLASCYSRNLHTLTYRSSSDPLCQEVLWALGAGCRNISSLQVAPAEPCQQPTRFGNRCLQTIGRCWPHLCSLSVGGAGCGTQGLAAVVRTCAHLQVLELECITDLGLQVATELCDAGLKSLQTLILTHTPVSGQAILHFHSVCDNLRSILVEVSASDYFEEPDTEEARHLFGEILSTLKVLQQRPGLCEVLQVKAEGFC; encoded by the exons atgtcttcctcctccttttcctcttcctcttcctcctcctcctcctcggagtTGCCCTACTTTTGTCCTCGATGTGGCGACAAGTTTCGATTTTCGTCTGTACCCGAGCTCCGGGCTCACCTGGTCAGCCAACACACGTATGAGACCCTGCTGGTGCTGTCCCAg aCTCGGGTCAGAAGCTCCAGACCGGGTGTTCTCCTCCCACTGCCCAGCCCTACTGTAGCCCAAAGACAGGGCTTTTCTCTGGGTATGGAAGCCCGGAGCATCCCCCTGCAGCTGGCCTGCCTGGATCTGGCCTCGTCGTCGGCCTCCATCAAACTGCTGAGGGAACTGTTCAGCTCCTCAGATCtcgctcctcctgcagcctccacagGACGTCCAGAAGACCCCCTCACCGCTCTGGCCGTGCCCGGCACTCTGGAGCCTTATCATGGGAAGGAACTTGGCGAGGTCCTGGAGCTCCGGCTGTCGGTGGGGATTGGGCTGGAGGAGCGACTGGGACTGGGGCTGGACCGTAAAATTGCCCAGACATTcgcggaggtggaggagaggctgAACCGCCGCATGGGCCGACTGAAGGTGGCGCTACAGACAAGGGAGGCGGAGCTAGAGAGGGAGAGGCGGGAAGGGGAACGACTGAGGAgtgaaaaacaggaagtggaggagagggcGGCGTACTTATCCAGACAG GTCTCGGCTGCCGTGGAGATGACGCAGCGAATAAAGAAAGATCTGCagggaaaagagaaggagcTGAACGAACAGCAACA GGACATGGTCGACATCGAACGTTTTCTGAGGGAGACAGCGGAGAAAGAAGCAGAGGCCAAAAGCAGACTGCAG ATGTTCATCGAGACGTTGCTGGAACGAGCCGACCGTGCAGAGAGACAGttactgcagctcagctcacaCACGCATCACAATCAGTACACGCACCACAAcgacagatacacacacacagatgtgtacGCCGACCCGTACACACTCGCAGAAGTTTACACACCTGGACCTGGGCGACGAGGCCGCAGCCTGGACGGCAGCAGTGACAGCATCATCACAGACAAGATGCAGGGAACCATCGGCAACCGG aggAGTTACAGTGTGTCCGACTCCTGCAGACTTGACGAGCAGCCTCACAGCCTCCCTCACTACAG tCGTCTCTCGGGGGGGATGCGGACCTCGTCGCTGGGTTTGGGGGGGTGGGACTGTGAGGGGGGGTCGGTCCAGCACCAACCCCGTCACTACCCCCAGCCCTGGACCCGACAAGAGAGATTCTG GGTCGGGGACGAAGGATGTGCTAGAACGTGGAGCAACAGAAACCGTCGTCACCACAgcactgaagaagaagaggaggaggaggaggaggacgatgatGACGAAGACGAGCGATGTTGGAGCAGCGCTGACATGAGGAGGCTCGTATTtgccaggacacacacacctggttcag ACATCCCCTCCTCCAtaggctccaccccctcccGTTGGCATGCCGACAGACAGCTGGGGGCGGACACCTTGAGGCTGAGAGCCGGGCTTTTCTGTGTCTTCCCATATTTGGACGTGCACTCGTTGCTGTGTGCGGCTGCGGTGTGCACTGATTGGCGGTTCGTTGCCAGGCACCCGGCGGTTTGGACACGCCTCCGGCTGGAAAACGCCAGAGTGTCGCCCGAG ttCCTGATCACCCTGTCTCAGTGGTGTACGCAGACTCAGACTGTGGTTCTCAACTACCTGAAGCCACGAGGCAGACGAGCCAATGAGACGCGAGAGGATTACCACGGGAGcaccag GGGCAGTCTGGAGTCGGGGGTGGAGGCTCTGCTGCGGTCAGCAGGGGGCAGTCTactccacctgtctgtctctcagtgtccTCACATCCTCACGGACCGGACGCTGTGGTTGGCCAGCTGCTACAGCCGCAACCTGCACACGCTCACATACAG GAGTTCTTCAGATCCTCTCTGCCAGGAGGTTCTCTGGGCCCTGGGCGCCGGCTGCAGGAACATAAGCAGCCTGCAGGTGGCGCCAGCTGAGCCCTG CCAACAACCCACACGATTTGGAAACCGTTGCTTGCAGACGATTGGTCGATGCTGGCCACACCTCTGCTCCCTCAGTGTGGGCGGGGCCGGCTGTGGGACTCAGGGATTGGCTGCTGTTG TGCGAACCTGCGCTCACCTGCAGGTATTGGAGTTGGAGTGCATTACCGATCTCGGCCTGCAGGTGGCGACAGAGCTGTGTGATGCCGGACTTAAGAGTCTACAGACTCTgatcctgacacacacacctgtcagtGGTCAGGCCATCCTGCACTTCCACA GCGTGTGTGATAACCTCAGGTCCATCTTGGTCGAGGTCTCAGCGTCAGATTACTTCGAGGAGCCGGACACTGAGGAAGCTCGACACCTGTTTGGAGAAATTCTCAGCACGTTAAAG gtTCTTCAGCAGCGTCCTGGACTGTGTGAGGTCCTGCAGGTTAAAGCTGAAGGATTCTGctga
- the LOC117751876 gene encoding early growth response protein 4-like, producing MLLEREDSFMSEFEDACSAWVDSVSACTSDGTDSDVGSPFCQVFSPGTDASDSDFFSDFSDCSSDTLSPSLGYTGSFFAEPDSSPAAAGLSSTADAILNMITEIVGICTEMEQQGDTGSPRESTPSPAAVSPATASPSSPLLSPSPCSPAPAAAQQPPASISAPVVVKSEFVSSSCSSGSAPLSMSGNDALFSATVDSLLPLAALEQQVDVAEFIESLLNSEAGPGELKAACEVKQEPLGLEEWLKSLAAAPVTGGDSGSYVISRPVKTELVQSELHFPPAPHLLSSLLQGAFPIVNIGNVHAAGAPKLSRGGRRAPAKNGLKVKPFPCSVQGCERRFSRSDELNRHVRIHTGQKPFQCTICARSFSRSDHLTTHTRTHTGEKPFSCDVCGKRFARSDERKRHGRVHVKQQLRAQMMAAYSLALNAPGV from the exons ATGCTTCTGGAGCGCGAGGACAGCTTCATGTCGGAGTTCGAGGACGCTTGCAGCGCCTGGGTGGACAGCGTGAGCGCGTGCACCAGCGACGGGACCGACTCTGACGTGGGGTCACCCTTCTGTcaag tctTCTCTCCGGGGACCGACGCCTCTGACTCAGATTTCTTCTCGGACTTCAGTGACTGCTCCTCGGACACGCTCTCGCCCTCCCTCGGTTACACCGGCAGCTTCTTCGCGGAGCCGGACTCGTCTCCAGCGGCGGCGGGACTGAGCAGCACCGCGGACGCCATCCTCAACATGATCACAGAGATTGTCGGGATCTGCACCGAGATGGAGCAGCAGGGCGACACCGGCTCCCCCCGAGAGTCCACCCCGTCCCCTGCAGCTGTCTCTCCGGCCACAGCCTCCCCCTCATCCCCGCTCCTCAGCCCGTCTCCATGCAGCCCTGCCccggctgcagctcagcagcctCCCGCCTCCATCTCTGCACCGGTGGTGGTAAAGAGCGAGTTTGtgagctccagctgcagcagcggctCTGCTCCACTTTCCATGAGCGGGAATGATGCTCTGTTCTCGGCCACTGTCGACTCTCTGCTCCCGCTGGCAGCTCTGGAGCAACAGGTGGATGTGGCTGAATTCATCGAGTCTCTGCTGAACTCCGAGGCCGGCCCGGGCGAGCTGAAGGCCGCCTGTGAGGTGAAGCAGGAGCCGCTGGGGCTGGAGGAGTGGCTGAAGAGTTTGGCGGCGGCTCCGGTCACCGGAGGAGATTCTGGCAGTTACGTCATCAGCAGACCGGTGAAGACGGAGCTCGTGCAAAGCGAACTCCACTTCCCCCCCgcccctcacctcctctcctccctcctgcagggCGCGTTCCCAATAGTCAACATCGGCAACGTGCACGCGGCAGGAGCCCCCAAACTGTCACGCGGGGGCAGGAGAGCTCCCGCCAAGAACGGACTTAAAGTGAAACCGTTCCCGTGCTCGGTGCAGGGGTGCGAGCGCCGATTCTCGCGCTCGGACGAACTGAACAGGCACGTGCGCATCCACACGGGACAGAAGCCGTTCCAGTGCACCATCTGCGCGCGCAGCTTCAGCCGCAGCGACCATCTGAccacgcacacgcgcacgcacaccGGAGAGAAGCCCTTTTCGTGCGACGTGTGCGGCAAGAGGTTCGCGCGCAGCGACGAGAGGAAGAGGCATGGGCGCGTGCACGTCAAGCAGCAACTGCGCGCCCAAATGATGGCCGCCTACTCTCTGGCCCTGAACGCGCCTGGCGTGTAA
- the LOC117751868 gene encoding steroid 17-alpha-hydroxylase/17,20 lyase, with protein MFTRLLSSLSPCIFLPPSPTSLVLLVFFLLVVLFFISRRSGTNHPSSPPLPHPSIPCIPRLPLLGSLPWLGGRLPPHLLFTRLVNRYGSLYALYLGPHYTVVVNDHQHAREVLLQRGRDFAGRPSMVTTDLLTRGGKDIAFADYSPLWKLHRRLVHNSFTLFGEGTSRLQDIVLSSVDSLCVELLSGGRRGFDPSPAVTRAITNVVCTLVFSTTYRHGDAELQEVIKYNDGIVETITRGGLVDIYPWMKVFPNSSLRKLKDCIIVRDRLLTRKLEEHKASLSDGDPRDLLDALLKGKTDRSSGSEGELITDDHVLMTAAEAFGAGVETTSTTLLWILAYLLHHPEVQDRVQKELDEQIGNERAVSVSDRGRLPYLDCVINEGMRIRPVSPILIPHTAMTHSSIGGHSVGPGTRVLVNMWSIHHNPEHWDKPDLFNPDRFLDDKGQRVTPTFFLPFGAGPRVCVGESLARLELFLFLSSLLQRMSFRLPDGGPSPNLQGRLGVVLQPLPYKVIVTPRAGWEGGAK; from the exons ATGTTCActcgtcttctctcctctctctctccctgcatctttctccctccctcccccacttCACTCGTCCTCCTTGTCTTCTTCCTTCTCGTCGTCTTGTTCTTCATTTCTCGTCGCTCTGGAACCaatcatccctcctctcctcctcttcctcatccctccatcccatGTATCCCGCGGCTCCCCCTGCTGGGCAGCCTCCCCTGGCTGGGAGGACGTCTCCCCCCTCACCTGCTCTTCACTCGGCTGGTTAACAG GTACGGCTCCCTGTACGCGCTCTACCTCGGCCCTCACTACACTGTGGTGGTGAACGACCATCAACACGCCCGAGAGGTTCTCCTGCAGCGGGGGAGGGACTTCGCTGGACGACCGAGCATG GTGACGACCGACCTGTTGACTAGAGGAGGTAAAGACATCGCGTTTGCAGATTATTCTCCTCTCTGGAAGTTACACCGACGCCTCGTCCACAACTCCTTCACTCTGTTCGGAGAAGGAACCAGTCGCCTGCAGGACATCG TTCTGTCCTCGGTGGACAGTCTCTGTGTCGAGTTGTTGTCTGGTGGGAGGCGTGGCTTCGATCCGTCTCCCGCGGTGACCAGGGCCATCACCAATGTTGTGTGCACACTGGTGTTCAGCACCACCTATCGCCACGGCgacgcagagctgcaggaggtgaTCAAATACAATGATGGCATTGTGGAGACGATCACCAGGGGAGGACTGGTGGACATTTACCCCTGGATGAAG GTCTTTCCTAACTCGTCTCTGAGAAAACTGAAGGACTGCATCATCGTCAGAGACCGACTCCTCACTCGCAAACTCGAGGAGCACAAG GCATCGTTGAGTGACGGTGACCCCCGTGACCTTCTGGACGCCTTGCTGAAGGGTAAGACGGACAGGTCGTCTGGATCAGAGGGGGAGCTGATAACAGACGACCACGTCCTGATGACGGCGGCCGAGGCCTTTGGAGCCGGAGTGGAGACGACGTCCACGACTCTGCTGTGGATCCTGGCCTACCTGCTGCACCACCCGGAG GTCCAGGATCGTGTGCAGAAGGAGCTGGACGAACAAATTGGCAACGAGCGAGCAGTGAGCGTGTCGGACCGCGGCCGGCTGCCGTACCTGGACTGTGTCATCAACGAGGGCATGAGGATTCGACCGGTCAGCCCCATCCTGATCCCACACACCGCCATGACCCACAGCAG CATTGGAGGTCACTCTGTCGGTCCTGGGACTCGTGTTTTGGTCAACATGTGGTCGATTCACCACAACCCTGAACACTGGGACAAACCTGACCTCTTCAACCCAg ATCGTTTCCTTGACGACAAGGGTCAGCGGGTCACACCCACCTTCTTCCTGCCATTTGGGGCGGGGCCTCGGGTCTGTGTTGGCGAATCATTGGCCAGGCTGGagctttttctcttcttgtcttcTCTGCTCCAGCGAATGAGCTTCAGGCTGCCCGATGGGGGTCCCTCACCCAACCTGCAGGGGCGCCTGGGCGTGGTCCTGCAACCGTTACCTTACAAGGTCATCGTCACTCCCAGGGCGGGGTGGGAGGGCGGAGCAAAGTGA